The Ptychodera flava strain L36383 chromosome 14, AS_Pfla_20210202, whole genome shotgun sequence genome segment AGGTTGTCTTATCAGTGTATAGAGTTCCATGGCGTGGCAACCTTTCACATACAGGCGATCCCTTCGGGGTTCTTATGGTCACTGGACACGACATACAAGCAAAAGTTTGTAGTTGAAAGCCTAATGGTACAAGTGTATGCGTACCGAAAACTCTGCAGTCATCAGCAGATGTTGATAGCATTGTTGTACCTGTGACCTAACCTCATCTTATTTTATTACTTATTCAGTCCGCGCAGTGCTGTATGTCAGATACTTGAGGGCCAAAGACGGCAAGAGAGTGTCTGTGCTGGAACTACCGGGCGACGTTCTCATAGTACCACAGTCGACGCTCGGCGGAATTCGTAAGAAGCGTCACGTGAGCTACAACTACAACATCAACAAGGCCGAGGCGTGCGAACTCTACCGAGAATTCGTTGAAATGTGTCGACGGGAGGTGATGTCGACTGAAGAGACTACGTGCCACGTAAGGGGTGGTAATTACGACAACAAATATGAGGACATGCATATCGAAACTGGTCGGGTCGGATTAATGACACACGTTCTGGATTTCTAATCCTTTGTTGTCATTGACAATAACCACGTTGATGGATCGTCGTCCACTTCTCGTTTCTCCAAAGATGCAATGTTGTGGTTTCAAGGATCTTGTGCGTTGCCATGTAAGAGAAAGACTTACAAACTTCAACAAAAATGTCCGTACGGATGTGACAGAAAcatgaaattaatttgaaaattcgggcacatttttatttcataattttttccctggcagatacattgaaattttgagagagagagccTTATAAAATGGCCGTGACGGTTTATCTTTTTAGCTTGGGGGTAATCGTTTACCTAGCTTTCAGAAGAGAAACATGTGCTTTGTCGCCGAGTCAAATCGCCGCAACTCTGGCCAGGGCTGACCTAAGACGTGTACACATTAACAATAATTTATGAACAGCGTCAGTTCGGTTACGCATATCATTAAGCATGCTGCAGCTCAAGATGGGAATACGGGGACAGATACTCGCACTCTCAAGtttttacaactcttttctgatctaccacgtgTTTGCGGTAATTTCGAACTTCGGAAGCTCTTGAAGTACATAAACATTTCTCTGtcttattattttcttttaaatagaaaattaaaattttcccccataggttaacacagggatggcagcaattttgaatttcaaatatcggtaaatatgaGGTAATTTGTTTGTATAATACCGAAATTTGTACGGTGACACCTTATTTCTATTCATGATTTTGTatgagaatgtttgaaagtttgctgaagcacggtccctctatcaccggtcctgtgatagagggaccgtggctggAGGAAAGATATGccgaagtttaagtctttcattttcgagacgCATTCTTAAAAAAACCACGCCGTTGTGAACTTGcaagctgcaataattgtaaccCTTTGGACCTGGTCAGATTGTTGGTAACGTTTAAACGCTGGTGGGTAACGGTTACCAAGATGAATGTGTCACTTCCATGTTAAAGCAGATagtttttaatgattttgtaaGCGAATATACGATGATCTAACCCAGGGCGTATATGTGTACAGGCGTGTGATGTCATAGGAATGATAATGAATTGTGCAAGTTGCAAAATGGTTTACCGACTCAGTATTTAGTCTGATTTCACCTGAAAGTTGGAATTTCCCCAAGCATATGCATTAGAACGACAGTAAAACTAAATCCCAAACGTCAAATCGCGTATTTGCACTGTGTAGGcgtaatttaaaattcaaaattttgattttaccTATGTCGAAACTACAGGAAAGTTTCGAAAATCCAGGGTTATCCGTCTTCTTCGAGGTGTTGACTAAAATGCTACCAAAATAATGCCAAGTAGAATCAATATTGATCAATGTTGTTGGTAGCAATAGTGGATCAAAGAGTATTAAAACGCCCTGTAAAAGACACCAGTGTAAAAGTATTCACATGTGCAGTCCTCTCTATACTTACACCTTGCGAGTGTGAGGGCGTGCATACGTCACCAGACAGTGTTCACATCCCAACTTATAATGACGCTAGTTTAGATAAGAGTAGGTCCCGTTGCGGTGATGTTtggtatattttttctgtcaatcaTTTAATGTTAACAACAAGAGGAACACGAatgattattagtccccatggacatcgtccggggggacttataggtttggtccacggttacgagtgtagtgatacatagcggccgccgcgtagtatgcatagttattctatgcatactacgcggcggccgctatgtatcaccacactcgtaactgtggtttggtcatgtccgtgcgtccgtccgtgcgtgcgtgcgtccgtctgtccgttcacgcagatatctcagagatgcctggagcgattgcattcaaacttgatacaatgattacttcatatgtcatacatgtgcacgtcgatttgttttgtgatacgatccaacatAGCCGCAATGCGGCCATtctattacgattttttcatgtacagagccataattcagacatgtttcaaccgattttattcaaagttggtacaaggacattaacctatttcatacacatgcacgtcaatttgtttcatgatatgatccaatatagccgcatggcaaccattttgttgcagttttttcatgtccttagccaaaactcaggcacatctcgaccaattttattcaaacttggtacaaggacattgacctatgtcatacatatgcacattgatttgttttgtgatacgatcctatatggccgccatgcggccattttgttacgattttttcatgtatggaaccataactcagccATGTAtaaagcgaatttattcaaagttggtacaaggacattgacttatgttatacatatgtacgtctatttgtttcacgatatgatccaatatggtcacatggtggccattttgttatgttttttttttcatgtcgagagccataactcttgcaagtctcaactgattttattcaaaggtggtacatggacattgacttatgtcatacatatgcatgtcgattttttagacagtaagatcaaatacggctgcgtggcggcgattttgttacaatattttcatgaacggagccataactcagacatgtttccaCCAGTataattcaaagttggtataaggacattgacctacttcatacatatgcacattaatttgtttcacggcatgtagcagtatcatgtcaattactgaagtttcgtaattaggctgatatgtcaagaaatactgcatcaaatttcatgaaacttggtacagatgttaagctcacattgctttaacagtgaaaaagacatttatcagtgtcattttaattaatttgtcattgcatatgtaatgaactttcctaattagagtgatatatccacaaatactgcttcaaatttgatgaaacttgatacagatgttgatctcatagtgttgtaaatagtgCATccaactttatgaaatatggtaccggtgattatctgttagtgttaggatagtatgcaaaaatgtttggcaacatcctgtcgattaattcctaattgactcatttaatgtccttttatgttttcaccacaatggaactcattcttggccattgagtgccatctgtatcaaagtatttttatcacagacctaattaatgaagaggactctatactctctgaggacttgtaatcaaagtacccattaacaagtggggactgtgtcatcaaggatgacttgttttcaaagAGATACATATACTTTTAATTTAGTTTaatttaattctattttattaaTACAAAAAACGACAAAAGAAGCGAGAGCCCGAGTTTCATGTGTACACAAGTGCCAACTTAACCCCccgtatatatttatattaaacTTTATATTCAGAGTTCTCATTACGAATCATCGAAAACAAAGGACCTCCAAGTAGGTCCAACATCATTCCGGAGCACAGTCTGAGAGTTTATAGAACCACAGTCTGAGAGTTTATAGAACAGTGTTTGATCACTTTAATCAGGCGTTTTTGCTCTGACGTGTTTCCTTGCGTGTACAAGTACACTTCGAAACCATGAAGACTTCGATAAAACGATCTGTTTCGTTGCATGTATTTGTTCATGGTGGCTTGCAGTGATCGTTGACAGATCTGCACAGGACTCGTTGTTAGTCTTCATCTACTTCAACCTGCAATATCGTAAGATAAAACCGCACAGGAAAAATATCGGGCACATAAGAACAGTCTTGATGGAGGAAATTCAGCGAACAGGTCTGAAAACAGTTTTCAACAAGTGAACGTAATATAACAATACCAGATCCCCTTTATGTCAATTTGTAGCATATATAAAGAAATTATAGAGATATATAGAGAAATATCGCCTGTGGTCAAGAAGCAGTATTTAACTATCAGcatcatttaattttcaattttcaccatttaagctttataagggactggacacaaattacagggggggtgggccggtgttttttgggggtgggtcgccatttttcgcgcaagcatttttgaagggtcataaaattttgtgcaagcctatgggggagggtcaccttttttcatgcatcaaagctgaaattgcatgtgcacgttatggaatactgaaaaaagaaaaaatacctcctggcactttcattttctgccattaccattttcggcgcgcccttcgggcgcaaatttcaggtataataaacaatgtattgatgatccatgCAGctacattgatttaagttgtcatgatttctacttattcaacactattgtgcataactgtcccctataatgactctttcaataacaatttgggagattacttatttgacatcattctcccattgacaatacattgggtataggtcggtgtcaaatgttcatgtcgctgtatgtacattttttaattttttgaggacattgacagaatacaaactgttcagaatagtgcatagtgtcatcaataacaactggaagcttcaggtcaaacaacttttgaataccaatttaggatcagataacctatgagttatttgtagtttcctcatagcctacaatgtatagtgaatcaacattttggtgaaattccaaaatcaaatttcttgcacaaccattgacttgaaaccactctggtctaatcatgaacattaataccaataattgagtgtacataaatgcacagattttcctatttttgtattggaaaaaaattattcatagggtttcaccatagactgccatgtatagtgaatcaacatttcggtgaaattccaaaatcaaatttcttgcacacacatggacttgtaaccactctagtctaatcaagaacataaatatcaataatcaagcatacataaatacacagatttgccaagttttgtatttaaaaaatattattcatagtttcttcatagactacaatgtataatggatccacatttcatgcaaaattccaaaaacaaagttattgtacacagatgcacgtgttaccaccctcttctaatcaagcacaattatgtcaattattcagggtcatatatacacaaatagtgcatatttttaattctgaaaatttttttttacagttttgtcatagactcccatgtatagtggatcaacattttatgcgaaattccaagaacaaagttattgtacatagatgcacattttaccaccctcttctaatcaagcacaattatgtcaattattcagggtccatatatgcacaaatagtgcaaatttttaattctgaaaattttttgacagttttgtcatagactcccatgtatcgttttgtcatagactcccatgtatagtggatcaacattttgagagaaattccaaaatcaaatatcttgttcacatgtgcacttgtaaacaacccatgctaatcaagtatatctatatcagttattaaacatctatagatgaacagatatagctagttttatactggaaaatacacgttcgtagttttcttatagtcgactacatgtatagtgaatcaacattatcgataaaatctaaaaattacattttttgtacaggcatgcactttttacctgccacttcaagcaaagtacatttacatgaattatcacacacatatgatttgatgttttttggacaacgcgttatatcggccacattttgccttcctttcgggagggcgacttaaaaagtatagcaagtcagaagggggtctttaacacattgcgggtttttttggggggtattgagtaacaggggagggtcacttattttcatgcacggataagggggagggtcactaatttttgtgcatgaacttttgaagggtcactattttttacgcagcggtttttcgaaaaacaccgcccccccccctgtaatttatgtccagtccctaactaCCCAAAAACAGCATTAGGCCTATGTAAGTTTTTATGTGTGTTTCTTGCTTAATTATAGCAAAATTCATTGTGTTTACGCCAACAAGACTGTTTTATCATGCCTTCCTGTAAATCTTTGCAACATCGTGGAATTTTGACCATCATACCAATGGAAAGATAATGCGTATTAAATAGCGTAACTTTTTAAAGAAGACAGTAGAacattttaagtatttttctttttcaaacgaTTTGTGTTCACATATATTAATAGATGTTTGCCAGCTTGGCTCAAACTGTGTGAATGTTTGCATTCATCGAAAGACTTGCTTATGATTAAAAATTTAAGAATTGACACATATTCTTCTATTAATGAAACGTCATTTTAAAAAAGGCTACGTTTTGTTTGCGTTGTTCACTATTTCCTTATCTTTGCAAAACTGGCCATGCAAATGTACAAATAGCATATACgtaacacaaacacatacatacaatgtgcatatatacatacacacacagaaaaatagatagacagatagatgcAGAGATACACTCATATATAAAGATACAAACAGTCATGTCGTACATACATTATCATGTATGTGTGAGTCTCTGTGCTTGTCGTTAAATAAACAGAAACAATTATAGCAGGCCTGCTTTGTCAATGCAAAATATTTGGCCATTAGAGTTCAATCTTCATTGAACCTGTGAAGTTTTAAGTATACTTTTTTTCTTGACCCCCTTCCCTTTATGTTCCAGACGTGGACCGAATTTTAGGAGTCTGTGCCGAACTGGATCAACAATTAAAGTGTTAGGGCGCCCTCGACCTACTGCTGGGGTTTCGGGTAAAAGTTGACATAATATAAAGTCAGCATGTTGTATAATTTTTGGTTGTTTCCTGATAGCATTTTCTTCAATAATCACCTTATAACGCATATGCCAACAGACAACCATAGAAACTgacaaaacaccgatttgagaCCAACTTAGGTACGTTACTCTTGTAGCATTACAGATATGACATGCATAGAACCATACTTTGTTTGCAGAGCAAGGGTGTGACAAGCAATGTACCAGGCATATTTTGAAGAGGGTTGTACCTACCCCTTCAAAGATTATCATGACAATGTACAAACAAGCAAAACAAGATAACAATCTCATGGAGCTGTGTACACTTCTCAGCCAAGGTAGGTCTGTTCTGACTGCTGTTAAGTTGAACGTGAAAATGTATGGGTCTACAATGTGAGTATATTTATGCGTAGCGGTCACGATCACCCAGTTCTCACCCAAGATGCAGGATTTATACTTTTTATTGGTATCCTGTTGTTCCCCGGTCTCACAGTGGCTTGAACAACACTggactttaaagggacaaagtcggccatttttcatgaattttgttttgatgcaagatactattatattgtttgacatgttgaaagatagtgAATGAATGGGCGACAATGCAAATATTcaaccccagttttagacaaattaatgaatcgcgaaaatgaataaatggtcgtgaccattaattcattctcgcgatggtttcatgtatcgtgtaatataagtagtatctcgtatcaaacaaaattcatgaaaaatggccgactttgtccctttaaagtagttcgcgcctcgacaCTGaaagcttaaacttttgcacaagGAAACTTTGAACCACCCCTATAGAAAGCAAGAATAATGAATCAGTTGGTCGCCgtgcaaaattacaaattgcccgATATTTACCAAATGAAACGCGAATTAGAACATCATTGAATACGAGGCTTGCAGGGAATCTCGCTGGGGCGAGATGCTGACTTCCCTGACGCAACTAAGATCCCATTTCTCGGCGTCAATACCGCGATAAAGTTTGATAAAAGTTTAAAAGCACCAGGTACGTAAGAACTGTTCGCTATAAGGTGGTAGGGGCTTTGAAACtgaaaaattaaactttcgCTCGTACTTTGATAAAAGTTAACTTTCAATGATCATGAATAAGTACTGAGGGGTCTCTGAGCAAATTTTGGATTTTGGAGACACAAATTACCTCAAATTTACCCACTTTACCCCAGAATTCTACGAATCTCTTCATGCAAATATAGAGTGCAAAATAAAAAGAGAGACGATTAAAATTTTGTGGTTCACTCTTATCATGTATATACCCTCTCTCCTCGCCTTGTCTGTGCTTGAATTATATCTTGTATTGACCCAACGGATTTCGGGCTGTCCGCACGTTAGAGACACGTTTTCAAAACCGCCATTTTCTCCGTGCAGAAAAtctttgattttgtcaaaaacatgacGGTGCAACCTTCATTTGCCCCATGGGCTTAGAATATGTCAAAACAGGCAGCAGACAAGAAAAGTACATAAACATTTGAGTATCCGAAAAAGTGTGCCGAGGTAAATTCTACCTTAATA includes the following:
- the LOC139150087 gene encoding D-aminoacyl-tRNA deacylase 2-like, giving the protein MERDPTTHSSKLGSRARVVVQQCTAARVKSSVVAGDPVQFLEIKEGMVVYVCFLKECTKEVLSKIVRAVLYVRYLRAKDGKRVSVLELPGDVLIVPQSTLGGIRKKRHVSYNYNINKAEACELYREFVEMCRREVMSTEETTCHVRGGNYDNKYEDMHIETGRVGLMTHVLDF